In Candidatus Promineifilum breve, one genomic interval encodes:
- a CDS encoding winged helix-turn-helix domain-containing protein yields MGVDNPFFHRGAIRRVEDFVGRAAELSQMLGLLRNGQSVSLIGPRRIGKSSLLLHLSHPAVRESFGLNPPQALFVLLDCQELAGSPPEEVYELLYAGLLDAASQAGLNLDTAAEPGTYRALDRALAQVYQQGTGVVVLLDEFELLAANQHLTPYFFARLRGLTTKYGLAYLTASQRPLFDITAEEAVLSSPFFNIFVTLPLGLFDEAEALDLFQQRLARTTVTFPPALIHYLIRLVGHHPFFLHIGGYHAVQALITGELGAGTAESDFHVLDSPIEVEAESHLGYLWQNLTPEEQHVLAIADGPIDSLRQLEQQCLLQRVDGVYRYSSEILRRFVRRQAVDGLVQAGPFVIDDQRHQVWGNGQELNLTTSQFNILVQLCRHPDQVVRGEDLEMAVWGDVLVDDPDRLKTLIKRLRRAVDPFGNWIISERGVGYALRPPEE; encoded by the coding sequence ATGGGTGTAGATAATCCGTTCTTTCATCGTGGGGCCATCCGGCGTGTCGAGGATTTCGTCGGCCGCGCGGCCGAATTGAGCCAGATGTTGGGCCTGTTGCGCAACGGCCAGAGCGTATCGCTCATCGGGCCGCGGCGCATCGGCAAGAGTTCGCTCCTGTTGCATCTGAGCCACCCCGCGGTGCGCGAATCGTTTGGCCTGAATCCGCCCCAGGCCCTCTTCGTCCTGCTCGATTGCCAGGAGTTGGCCGGCTCGCCGCCCGAAGAAGTTTATGAATTGCTGTATGCCGGGCTGCTCGACGCGGCTTCGCAGGCCGGGCTGAACCTGGACACGGCCGCCGAGCCGGGAACCTACCGCGCCCTCGACCGCGCCCTGGCGCAGGTCTATCAACAGGGCACGGGCGTCGTCGTGCTGCTCGATGAGTTCGAATTGCTGGCCGCCAACCAGCACCTGACACCCTACTTCTTCGCCCGGCTGCGCGGCCTGACGACCAAGTATGGCCTGGCCTATCTGACGGCCAGCCAACGGCCGCTCTTCGACATCACCGCCGAAGAGGCTGTCCTTAGCTCCCCTTTCTTCAATATCTTCGTCACGTTGCCGCTGGGGCTTTTCGATGAGGCCGAGGCCCTTGACCTTTTTCAGCAGCGGCTGGCCCGCACGACGGTCACCTTCCCGCCGGCGTTGATTCATTATCTGATCCGGCTGGTGGGGCATCATCCGTTCTTTCTCCACATCGGCGGCTATCATGCCGTCCAGGCGCTGATCACCGGCGAGTTGGGCGCGGGGACGGCCGAGAGTGATTTCCACGTCCTCGATAGCCCGATTGAGGTCGAAGCCGAGTCCCATCTGGGCTATCTGTGGCAAAACCTTACCCCCGAGGAGCAACACGTGCTGGCTATCGCCGACGGCCCGATCGATAGCCTGCGCCAGCTGGAACAGCAATGCCTGTTGCAACGGGTTGACGGCGTCTACCGGTACAGCAGCGAGATCTTGCGCCGCTTCGTGCGCCGTCAAGCCGTGGACGGACTGGTGCAGGCCGGGCCGTTTGTCATCGATGATCAGCGCCACCAGGTGTGGGGCAACGGCCAGGAGCTTAACCTGACCACCTCGCAATTCAACATCCTGGTCCAGCTGTGCCGCCACCCCGATCAGGTCGTGCGTGGCGAAGACCTGGAAATGGCGGTGTGGGGGGATGTATTGGTAGACGACCCCGACCGGCTCAAGACGCTGATCAAGCGTCTGCGGCGGGCCGTCGATCCGTTTGGCAACTGGATCATCAGCGAGCGCGGCGTGGGCTACGCCTTGCGCCCGCCCGAAGAGTAA
- a CDS encoding ribonuclease H-like domain-containing protein: protein MTDEIAALLRRLGVQKGARHLRPAPPPPPARPSGPPPLDMLLPGGRLIEAAAGACFVVERVYPAHHRHGHDALADLLALAPDEGARYAIDPRLAGASFRDFLFLDTETTGLAGAGALAFMVGVAFFEPQPVVVDGQAEVRDVLVVRQLFLRDPGDEPVMLAYLDELLEGKAGLITFNGRSFDVPLLDNRYLLNRRLGRLPAMPHIDLLPPARRLYRARLGSCALGALEQSLLGLSRTQDDVPGWLIPSLYLNYLRSGDATELARVFYHNEMDMLSMVTLAGRIFRQLADSRCDDARDQVSLGRWQADLGLHELAEGTLREALEGDLPLEAYHQALYRLAALYKANGRRAEAVVAWQQIAYTSDGDVTAHVELAKHYEWQAGDPPAAREWTQRALALLERLPLTPNTRLARAELNHRLQRLERKVG from the coding sequence ATGACCGACGAGATCGCCGCCTTGCTGCGCCGTCTGGGCGTGCAGAAAGGCGCGCGCCACCTTCGCCCGGCCCCGCCGCCGCCACCAGCCCGGCCCAGCGGCCCGCCGCCGCTCGACATGCTGTTGCCGGGTGGACGGCTGATTGAGGCCGCCGCCGGGGCGTGCTTCGTCGTCGAGCGCGTCTACCCGGCCCACCACCGCCACGGCCACGACGCGCTGGCCGATCTGTTGGCGCTGGCCCCCGACGAGGGCGCGCGCTACGCCATCGATCCGCGCCTGGCCGGGGCCAGTTTCCGCGACTTTCTCTTCCTGGACACCGAGACGACCGGTCTGGCCGGGGCCGGAGCATTGGCCTTCATGGTGGGGGTCGCGTTCTTTGAGCCGCAGCCCGTCGTCGTGGATGGGCAAGCCGAAGTCCGCGACGTGCTCGTCGTTCGCCAGCTCTTTTTGCGCGACCCCGGTGATGAGCCGGTGATGTTGGCCTATCTGGATGAACTGCTGGAGGGCAAGGCGGGGCTGATCACCTTCAACGGCCGCTCCTTCGACGTGCCCCTGCTGGACAATCGCTACCTGCTGAACCGCCGTCTCGGCCGCCTGCCGGCCATGCCCCACATCGACCTGCTGCCCCCGGCCCGCCGCCTCTACCGGGCGCGGCTCGGCTCGTGCGCTCTGGGCGCGCTGGAGCAAAGCTTGCTCGGTCTGAGCCGCACCCAGGACGACGTGCCCGGCTGGCTCATCCCATCCCTCTATCTCAACTATCTGCGCAGCGGCGACGCGACCGAATTGGCCCGCGTGTTCTATCACAATGAGATGGACATGCTGTCGATGGTGACGCTGGCCGGGCGCATCTTCCGCCAGTTGGCCGACTCGCGCTGCGACGATGCCCGAGATCAGGTCAGTCTGGGACGCTGGCAGGCGGATCTGGGGCTGCACGAACTGGCCGAGGGGACATTGCGCGAGGCGCTGGAGGGCGATCTGCCGCTGGAAGCTTACCATCAGGCGCTCTACCGGCTGGCCGCGCTCTACAAGGCCAACGGCCGCCGGGCCGAGGCCGTCGTCGCCTGGCAGCAGATCGCCTACACCAGCGACGGCGACGTGACGGCCCACGTTGAACTGGCGAAGCATTACGAATGGCAGGCGGGCGACCCGCCGGCAGCGCGGGAATGGACGCAACGGGCGCTGGCGCTGCTGGAGCGGTTGCCGCTGACGCCCAACACGCGCCTGGCGCGGGCCGAACTCAACCACCGCTTGCAGCGCCTGGAACGGAAAGTGGGTTAA
- the trpB gene encoding tryptophan synthase subunit beta, whose product MNPMPTVPDEYGKFGPYGGQFVPETLMPALEELIAAYDKARQDPAFLAEFEHLLSSYVGRPSPLTHARRLSAKLGGAQIYFKREDLNHTGAHKINNALGQALLVQRMGKQRVVAETGAGQHGVATATVCALLGLEGIIYMGEVDIARQQPNVYRMRLLGAEVRPVASGSRTLKDAINEAIRDWVTNVATTHYLLGSVLGPHPYPAMVRDFQSVIGREAREQVLATCGRLPDAIVACVGGGSNAMGIFHAFQGDEAVDLIGVEAGGEGIVDGRHAARFADPGAARVGVLHGTKSYVMQTADGQIRDTHSISAGLDYPSVGPEHAWLRDQERAFYTYATDDEALAAFHELSRTEGIIPALESAHAVAEALKRAPTMRPDQILLVNLSGRGDKDLDTVLRVMGQSEAG is encoded by the coding sequence ATGAACCCTATGCCCACCGTGCCCGACGAATACGGCAAATTCGGCCCCTATGGCGGCCAATTTGTGCCGGAAACATTGATGCCGGCGCTGGAAGAACTGATCGCCGCCTACGACAAAGCCCGGCAAGACCCGGCGTTCCTGGCCGAATTCGAGCATCTGCTCAGCAGCTACGTCGGCCGCCCCTCGCCCCTGACCCACGCCCGCCGCCTGTCGGCCAAGCTGGGCGGGGCGCAGATCTACTTCAAGCGCGAAGACCTCAACCACACCGGGGCGCACAAGATCAACAATGCCCTAGGCCAGGCGCTGCTGGTACAGCGCATGGGCAAGCAGCGCGTGGTGGCCGAGACGGGGGCCGGGCAGCATGGCGTCGCCACGGCCACCGTCTGCGCCCTGCTGGGGCTGGAGGGCATCATCTACATGGGCGAGGTCGACATCGCCCGCCAGCAGCCTAACGTCTACCGGATGCGGCTGCTGGGGGCCGAGGTGCGGCCGGTGGCCTCGGGCAGCCGCACGCTGAAAGACGCCATCAATGAGGCCATCCGCGACTGGGTGACCAACGTGGCAACGACCCACTACCTGCTCGGCTCGGTGCTGGGGCCGCACCCCTACCCGGCGATGGTGCGTGACTTTCAGAGCGTCATCGGCCGCGAGGCGAGGGAGCAGGTATTGGCGACGTGCGGCCGGCTGCCCGACGCCATCGTCGCCTGCGTCGGCGGCGGCAGCAACGCCATGGGCATCTTCCACGCCTTCCAGGGCGACGAGGCCGTCGATCTCATCGGCGTCGAGGCCGGCGGCGAGGGGATCGTGGACGGCCGCCACGCCGCGCGCTTTGCCGACCCCGGCGCGGCCCGCGTCGGCGTGCTCCACGGCACGAAGAGCTACGTCATGCAGACCGCCGACGGCCAGATCAGGGACACTCACAGTATCAGCGCCGGGCTGGATTACCCCAGCGTCGGCCCGGAGCACGCCTGGCTGCGCGATCAGGAGCGGGCCTTCTACACCTACGCCACCGACGACGAGGCGCTGGCCGCCTTCCACGAACTCTCGCGCACCGAGGGGATCATTCCGGCGCTGGAGTCGGCCCACGCCGTGGCCGAGGCCCTCAAGCGCGCGCCTACGATGCGACCGGATCAGATTTTACTGGTCAATTTGAGCGGGCGCGGGGATAAGGATTTGGATACGGTCTTGCGGGTCATGGGCCAAAGCGAGGCCGGTTAA
- the trmFO gene encoding methylenetetrahydrofolate--tRNA-(uracil(54)-C(5))-methyltransferase (FADH(2)-oxidizing) TrmFO, producing the protein MTHELTIIGGGLAGCEAAWQVAEAGVAVRLYEMRPGRMTPAHETPWLAELVCSNSLGSDLTHKAPGLLKAELRGLGSLILACAAETAVPAGSSLAVDREGFARQVTARIAAHPRITLVAEEVTAIPDGPVIVASGPLTSPALAASIGGLAGQEYLYFYDAVAPIVQAETIDLSIAFRQSRYERGEQEEGDYINCPMTREEYDAFIDALLTAETITLKQFEAEDPHFFEGCMPVEALAARGREAPAFGPLRPVGLTDPRTGRRPHAVVQLRQDNLVGTLYNMVGFQTNLKWGDQQRVLRLIPGLAQAEFARYGMMHRNTYINSPAMLQPTMQFRSRADLFFAGQIVGVEGYVGNAGTGLLAGVNAARLLQGRHPVILPPATMLGALCHYVTHAAARDFQPMKANFGILPPLPPRPGKDERGRQYAERALTAMRRFAREHGLRYDRHIAEASVSS; encoded by the coding sequence ATGACCCATGAACTCACCATTATCGGCGGCGGGCTGGCCGGCTGCGAGGCGGCCTGGCAGGTGGCCGAGGCCGGCGTCGCCGTGCGCCTATACGAGATGCGACCGGGCCGCATGACCCCCGCCCACGAAACGCCGTGGCTGGCCGAACTGGTATGCAGCAATTCGCTCGGCTCCGACCTGACCCACAAGGCCCCCGGTTTGCTGAAGGCCGAGTTGCGCGGGCTAGGCTCACTCATCCTGGCCTGCGCCGCCGAGACGGCCGTGCCCGCCGGGTCGTCGCTGGCCGTCGACCGCGAGGGGTTTGCCCGGCAGGTGACGGCGCGGATCGCCGCCCACCCGCGCATCACCCTGGTAGCCGAGGAAGTGACGGCCATCCCCGACGGGCCGGTCATCGTCGCCAGCGGGCCGCTGACGTCGCCGGCGCTGGCCGCGAGCATCGGCGGGCTGGCCGGGCAGGAGTATCTGTACTTCTACGACGCCGTCGCCCCCATCGTGCAGGCCGAGACGATCGATCTGTCCATCGCCTTCCGCCAGTCGCGCTACGAGCGCGGCGAGCAGGAAGAGGGGGACTATATCAACTGCCCCATGACCCGCGAGGAGTACGACGCCTTCATCGACGCCCTGCTGACGGCCGAGACGATCACCCTCAAACAGTTCGAGGCCGAAGACCCCCACTTCTTCGAGGGCTGCATGCCCGTCGAAGCGCTGGCCGCCCGTGGGCGCGAGGCCCCGGCGTTCGGCCCGCTGCGGCCGGTGGGCCTGACCGACCCGCGCACCGGGCGGCGGCCGCACGCCGTCGTCCAGTTGCGCCAGGATAACCTCGTCGGCACGCTCTACAACATGGTCGGCTTCCAGACCAACCTGAAATGGGGTGACCAGCAGCGCGTGTTGCGCCTCATCCCCGGTCTGGCCCAGGCCGAATTCGCCCGCTACGGCATGATGCACCGCAACACCTACATCAATTCGCCGGCCATGCTCCAGCCCACGATGCAGTTCCGCAGCCGGGCCGACCTGTTCTTCGCCGGGCAAATCGTTGGCGTCGAGGGTTACGTGGGCAATGCCGGCACGGGGCTGCTGGCCGGAGTCAACGCCGCCCGGCTGTTGCAGGGGCGGCATCCGGTGATCTTGCCGCCGGCGACGATGCTGGGCGCGTTGTGCCATTACGTCACCCATGCCGCCGCGCGCGACTTCCAGCCGATGAAGGCCAACTTCGGCATCCTGCCGCCGCTGCCGCCGCGACCGGGCAAGGACGAGCGCGGCCGGCAATACGCCGAGCGGGCGCTGACGGCCATGCGCCGCTTTGCGCGTGAGCACGGGCTGCGCTACGATCGCCACATCGCGGAAGCATCCGTTAGCTCGTAA
- a CDS encoding mucoidy inhibitor MuiA family protein → MEIVVETAVSEVVVYPDRARITSRGRCQLDEGLHYLVIGDLPLVMEPESVRAAGAGSARVRLRSVDVQHRHYAQAPAANVLELENRIGQQTDAVQALKDRAAIKRASSEHLEGLRRATTEFAAGIARGRHTVEKQAELIRFFEEEDTRLRGELRVLAEELRVANDELVKLQAELEQLRAARPRQRYEARLEIEALSAGDFAVELNYVVNRASWRPLYDVRLREGEAGGAAVVAVAHLAEISQNTGQDWAGVRLSVSTARPALNQRAPELKPWFIDALVARPLMAKAQYAAESGPMMRSAKFESAADEMPMMAMAAAPIEAEAVVAEVQDSGAAVSFVVAGGVDIPGDGTPKKTTLGYYDLTPQLDFLAVPRHTDAVYRRAKLSNTTGAPLLAGPINLYVGEEYIGQNLLTYTPGGGEIELVLGVEERIKVKRELVRRDVDKRLLRDQRQVVLGYEIKLENLLAAPARLTVQDQYPVSRHDQIKVRLDRVSPEPVEQTELHILKWELTLAAGEKKTIQYEYQVEHPRALPVRGLVD, encoded by the coding sequence ATGGAAATCGTTGTGGAAACCGCCGTCAGTGAAGTCGTCGTCTACCCCGACCGCGCCCGTATCACCAGCCGGGGGCGCTGCCAACTGGACGAGGGGTTGCATTATCTGGTGATTGGCGACTTGCCGCTGGTCATGGAGCCGGAATCGGTGCGCGCCGCCGGGGCGGGGTCGGCCCGCGTCCGCTTGCGCAGCGTCGATGTGCAACACCGCCATTACGCCCAGGCTCCGGCGGCCAACGTGCTGGAACTGGAGAACCGCATCGGGCAACAGACCGACGCGGTGCAGGCCCTCAAAGACCGCGCGGCCATCAAGCGGGCGTCGAGTGAGCATCTGGAAGGATTGCGGCGGGCGACCACCGAGTTTGCGGCCGGCATTGCCCGCGGCCGTCACACCGTGGAGAAGCAAGCCGAGTTGATCCGCTTTTTTGAGGAAGAGGATACACGCCTGCGCGGCGAGCTACGGGTGCTGGCCGAAGAGCTACGCGTCGCCAATGATGAACTGGTCAAGCTGCAAGCCGAACTCGAACAGTTGCGCGCCGCCCGGCCGCGACAGCGCTACGAGGCGCGATTGGAGATCGAGGCCCTGTCGGCCGGCGATTTCGCCGTGGAGTTGAACTACGTCGTCAATCGGGCGTCCTGGCGACCCCTCTATGACGTGCGTCTGCGCGAGGGCGAGGCGGGCGGCGCGGCCGTGGTCGCCGTCGCCCATCTGGCCGAAATCAGCCAGAATACCGGCCAGGATTGGGCGGGGGTGCGCCTGTCGGTCTCCACGGCCCGCCCGGCGTTGAATCAGCGCGCGCCGGAACTGAAGCCGTGGTTCATCGACGCCTTGGTGGCCCGGCCGCTAATGGCCAAGGCCCAATACGCGGCCGAGTCCGGTCCCATGATGCGCTCGGCCAAGTTTGAATCCGCGGCCGACGAAATGCCCATGATGGCGATGGCCGCCGCGCCCATCGAGGCCGAGGCAGTGGTGGCCGAGGTGCAGGACAGCGGCGCGGCCGTGTCCTTCGTGGTGGCCGGCGGCGTGGATATTCCCGGCGACGGCACGCCCAAGAAGACGACGCTGGGCTACTATGACCTGACGCCGCAACTCGATTTCCTGGCCGTGCCGCGCCACACTGATGCCGTCTATCGCCGGGCCAAGCTGAGCAACACGACCGGCGCGCCGCTGCTGGCCGGGCCGATCAATCTCTACGTCGGCGAGGAGTACATCGGTCAGAACCTGTTGACCTACACGCCGGGCGGCGGCGAGATTGAGCTGGTGCTGGGCGTGGAGGAGCGCATCAAGGTGAAGCGCGAACTGGTGCGCCGCGACGTGGACAAGCGGCTGCTGCGCGATCAGCGGCAGGTTGTCCTGGGCTATGAGATCAAGCTGGAGAACTTGCTGGCCGCCCCGGCGCGCCTGACCGTCCAGGATCAATACCCGGTTTCGCGCCACGACCAGATCAAGGTGCGCCTCGACCGCGTGTCGCCGGAGCCGGTGGAACAGACGGAACTCCACATCCTGAAATGGGAGTTGACGCTCGCCGCGGGCGAAAAGAAGACGATTCAATACGAATACCAGGTCGAACATCCGCGGGCGTTGCCCGTGCGCGGGTTGGTCGACTAG
- the hflX gene encoding GTPase HflX, protein MRGRCPCAGWSTRWEDTTTASKGYDTAPPREHAFLVGTELRDSEPLLPVEASLEELTRLADTAGIDVVGQTFQRFDKPNAATYIGGGKVAEVKTLIEELQADMVIFDDELSPRHQRELEEIFGENVKVIDRTALILDIFAQHAHTREGKLQVELAQLEYRVPRLTRMWTHLARQAGGRAGGATGGVGLRGPGETQLETDRREIGRRISQIKEELDGVRAHRERHRSKRQQTELQVVAIVGYTNAGKSTLLNKLSGADVLAADMLFATLDPTTRKVNMPGGRELLFTDTVGFIQKLPTQIVAAFRATLEEIGDADLLLHVVDVTHPNAAEQIEAVEDTLSELEADHLPMVIALNKADRLSNPEEAVAELELDAPAVLVSARTGQGIDQLLVTIEAAMVSLLKPIEVHIPYDRGDLLSLFYERGQVDQEKHTGTGVHLFGRLPARLLPAFAPFRSE, encoded by the coding sequence ATCCGCGGGCGTTGCCCGTGCGCGGGTTGGTCGACTAGGTGGGAGGATACAACTACGGCCAGTAAAGGATATGACACCGCGCCACCGCGCGAACACGCTTTTCTCGTCGGCACCGAACTGCGCGACAGCGAGCCGCTGCTGCCGGTCGAGGCCAGTCTGGAAGAGTTGACCCGGCTGGCCGACACGGCCGGCATCGACGTCGTCGGCCAGACGTTCCAACGCTTCGACAAGCCCAACGCCGCCACCTACATCGGCGGGGGCAAGGTCGCGGAAGTGAAAACGCTCATCGAAGAGCTTCAGGCCGACATGGTCATCTTCGACGATGAGCTTTCGCCGCGCCACCAGCGCGAACTGGAAGAGATTTTCGGCGAGAACGTGAAGGTGATCGACCGCACGGCGCTCATCCTCGACATCTTCGCCCAGCACGCCCACACCCGCGAGGGCAAGCTGCAAGTGGAGCTGGCGCAACTGGAATACCGCGTGCCGCGCCTGACGCGCATGTGGACCCACCTGGCGCGGCAGGCGGGCGGCCGGGCGGGCGGCGCCACCGGCGGCGTGGGCTTGCGCGGCCCCGGCGAAACGCAGCTGGAGACCGACCGGCGCGAGATCGGCCGGCGCATCTCGCAGATCAAGGAGGAACTTGACGGTGTGCGCGCCCACCGCGAGCGCCACCGCAGCAAGCGCCAACAGACCGAGCTTCAAGTGGTGGCCATCGTCGGCTACACCAATGCCGGCAAATCGACGCTGCTCAACAAGCTGAGCGGGGCCGACGTGTTGGCCGCCGACATGCTCTTCGCCACGCTCGATCCCACGACGCGCAAGGTCAACATGCCCGGCGGCCGGGAGTTGCTGTTCACCGACACGGTCGGCTTCATCCAGAAGCTGCCAACGCAGATCGTGGCCGCCTTCCGCGCCACGCTGGAGGAGATCGGCGACGCGGATTTGCTGCTCCACGTCGTCGATGTCACCCACCCCAACGCGGCCGAGCAGATCGAGGCCGTCGAGGACACGCTGTCCGAACTGGAGGCCGACCACCTGCCGATGGTTATCGCCCTGAACAAGGCCGACCGGCTGTCTAATCCAGAAGAGGCCGTCGCCGAACTGGAGCTCGACGCGCCGGCGGTGCTGGTTTCGGCCCGGACGGGGCAAGGCATCGACCAACTGCTCGTCACCATCGAGGCGGCCATGGTCAGCTTGCTGAAGCCCATCGAAGTCCACATCCCCTATGACCGGGGCGACTTACTCTCTTTATTCTACGAACGCGGTCAGGTCGATCAGGAAAAGCATACCGGAACGGGTGTCCACCTGTTCGGCCGTCTTCCCGCTCGCCTGCTCCCGGCCTTTGCCCCCTTTCGATCCGAATGA
- a CDS encoding M20/M25/M40 family metallo-hydrolase, with amino-acid sequence MNLIDDIAQRPEVAAACASFHARLETILDQIVAIQQIPAPTSDEGQRARYVEERFRALGLADVRRDGLNNVYGRAPGSDAARRPLVLTAHLDTVFPTDTDLAVRRDGALYHGPGIGDNSTGVAGLLVVAEALREQRIPHAADIHFVANVGEEGLGDLRGMRAVVDHFGGAATYVVVEGGLYGQLTHQAIGVRRYRVEVTAPGGHSWGSFGAASAIHVLGRLIAAIDGLNVPVEPKTTYNVGIIEGGLSINTIAAAARLWLDLRSESPEALNRLVGQVHDIAREMSDQYAARGEGVGIDLIEVGNRPAGHIPRRSPIVAAADAALRAVGCAEVRYIVSSTDANIPLSRGYQAVCLGLTHSTNCHRTDEYIDVTHLPAGLGQLLLVTLAAAG; translated from the coding sequence ATGAACCTAATCGACGACATTGCTCAACGGCCGGAAGTCGCCGCGGCCTGTGCCTCATTCCACGCGCGACTGGAGACGATCCTCGATCAGATCGTCGCCATCCAACAAATCCCCGCGCCCACCTCTGACGAAGGGCAGCGGGCCCGCTACGTCGAGGAGCGGTTTCGGGCGCTCGGCCTGGCCGACGTGCGCCGCGACGGGCTGAACAACGTCTACGGCCGCGCGCCGGGCAGCGATGCCGCGCGCCGGCCGCTGGTGCTGACGGCCCACCTGGACACCGTGTTTCCGACCGATACCGACCTCGCCGTCCGCCGCGACGGGGCGCTCTACCACGGCCCCGGCATCGGCGACAACTCGACCGGGGTGGCCGGGCTGCTGGTGGTGGCCGAGGCGTTGCGCGAGCAGCGTATCCCTCATGCCGCCGACATCCATTTCGTCGCCAACGTCGGCGAGGAGGGATTGGGCGATCTGCGCGGGATGCGCGCCGTGGTCGACCACTTCGGCGGCGCGGCCACCTACGTGGTGGTCGAGGGCGGCCTCTACGGGCAACTGACCCATCAGGCCATCGGCGTGCGCCGCTATCGGGTCGAGGTGACCGCGCCGGGCGGCCACTCCTGGGGCTCGTTTGGCGCGGCCAGCGCCATCCACGTCCTCGGCCGGCTCATTGCCGCCATCGACGGGCTGAACGTGCCGGTGGAGCCGAAGACGACCTACAACGTGGGCATCATCGAGGGCGGCCTGTCGATCAACACCATCGCCGCCGCGGCCCGGCTCTGGCTCGATTTGCGTTCGGAGTCGCCCGAGGCGCTAAACCGGCTCGTCGGTCAGGTACACGACATCGCGCGCGAGATGAGCGACCAGTACGCCGCGCGGGGCGAGGGGGTGGGCATCGATCTGATCGAGGTCGGTAACCGCCCGGCGGGCCACATCCCGCGCCGGTCGCCCATCGTGGCCGCGGCCGACGCCGCGCTGCGGGCCGTGGGCTGCGCCGAGGTGCGCTACATCGTCAGCAGCACCGACGCCAATATCCCCCTCAGCCGGGGCTATCAGGCGGTCTGTCTGGGCCTGACGCACTCCACCAACTGCCATCGCACGGATGAATACATCGACGTGACCCATTTACCGGCCGGCCTGGGCCAGTTGCTCCTGGTAACCCTGGCCGCGGCCGGCTAA
- a CDS encoding acyl-CoA dehydrogenase family protein, whose translation MQFELNAEQRALRDVVHDFVAAELRPRARHTDETGEFNWPATRKMGPLGLLGLEVPEAYGGAALDAISVAIVIEELGWGCGSTALAIAAHNGLGLGPLVAFGSEAQKREWLPRLTSGQGKLACLSLTEPGAGSDLKGGVKTRAVAEGDSWIIDGAKMWMTNASISDLMVVLCRTDRDALSHILVPSDTPGITIGPPEKKMGLHGSPTHAVTFDEVRVPRANLLGGEGRGLAQTLATLDSGRVGIGALALGLAQAAYEEALKYAQQREAFGQPIANFQAIQWMLADAATEIEAARLMVHKAAWLKGLGRPYSQMASMAKLFATEVSERVCRNAIQIHGGFGYSSEFEVERMYRDTRLMTIGEGTSEIQRLVIARHLLS comes from the coding sequence ATGCAATTTGAATTGAACGCAGAACAGCGCGCCCTGCGGGACGTGGTTCACGATTTCGTGGCCGCCGAGCTACGGCCGCGCGCCCGCCACACCGACGAGACGGGCGAATTCAACTGGCCGGCGACGCGCAAGATGGGGCCATTGGGCCTGTTGGGGCTGGAAGTGCCCGAAGCGTACGGCGGCGCGGCGCTCGATGCCATCAGCGTTGCCATCGTCATCGAGGAGTTGGGTTGGGGTTGCGGCTCCACGGCGCTGGCGATCGCCGCCCACAACGGACTGGGCCTCGGCCCCCTCGTCGCCTTTGGCAGCGAGGCGCAGAAGCGCGAATGGCTGCCGCGCCTGACGAGCGGCCAGGGCAAGCTGGCCTGCCTCAGCCTGACTGAGCCAGGCGCGGGGTCAGACCTGAAGGGCGGGGTGAAGACGCGGGCCGTGGCCGAGGGCGACTCGTGGATCATCGACGGGGCCAAGATGTGGATGACCAACGCCTCCATCTCTGACCTGATGGTGGTGCTGTGCCGCACCGACCGTGACGCCTTGAGCCACATCCTGGTGCCCAGCGACACGCCGGGCATCACCATCGGCCCGCCGGAGAAGAAGATGGGGCTGCACGGTTCGCCGACCCATGCCGTCACCTTCGACGAGGTGCGCGTGCCGCGGGCCAACCTGCTGGGCGGGGAAGGGCGCGGCCTGGCGCAGACGTTGGCGACGCTCGATAGCGGCCGCGTCGGCATCGGTGCGCTGGCCCTCGGTCTGGCCCAGGCGGCCTACGAGGAGGCGCTGAAGTATGCCCAGCAGCGGGAAGCGTTCGGCCAGCCCATCGCCAACTTCCAGGCCATCCAGTGGATGCTGGCCGACGCGGCGACGGAGATCGAAGCTGCCCGGCTGATGGTTCACAAGGCAGCCTGGCTGAAGGGGTTGGGGCGGCCGTATAGCCAGATGGCGTCGATGGCCAAACTCTTCGCCACCGAGGTCAGTGAGCGCGTCTGCCGCAACGCCATCCAGATTCACGGTGGCTTCGGCTACAGTAGCGAGTTCGAGGTGGAGCGCATGTACCGCGATACCCGCCTGATGACCATCGGCGAGGGAACGAGCGAGATCCAGCGGTTGGTGATTGCGCGGCATCTGCTGAGCTGA